A stretch of Anaeromyxobacter dehalogenans 2CP-1 DNA encodes these proteins:
- a CDS encoding ABC transporter substrate-binding protein codes for MLRFPRALPLVVVALAVLACEKKKPEGAAAPGPGGAGAAATGDRILLGHVGSLTGSEATFGDSTDKGIQLAIEEVNAKGGVKGKPLALKTYDNQGKPEESAIAATRLVLQDRVSVLLGEVASTRSLAMAPIADANHVPMITPSSTNPRVTKENGRVRPFVFRVCFIDPFQGTVMAKFARDHLKISRVAVLRDVGNDYSMGLADYFLAKFKELGGTVVDDQSYKAGDQDFKAQLTTIKGKSPEAIYVPGYYTDVALIARQARELGMKQPLMGGDGWDSARLYEIGGKALEGSYFSNHYSPEDPAPRIQDFVKRYKERFGSVPDSLAAQGYDAARIAADAMGRAKDLSGEAIRDALAATRDYPGVTGVISIDADHDAVKPAVVLEIKGSAGHYVATVQPDQPQATK; via the coding sequence ATGCTGCGCTTCCCCCGCGCGCTTCCCCTCGTCGTCGTCGCCCTTGCCGTCCTCGCCTGCGAGAAGAAGAAGCCGGAGGGCGCCGCCGCCCCCGGGCCCGGCGGGGCCGGGGCGGCCGCGACCGGCGACCGGATCCTCCTCGGCCACGTCGGCTCGCTCACCGGCTCGGAGGCCACCTTCGGCGACTCGACCGACAAGGGCATCCAGCTCGCCATCGAGGAGGTCAACGCGAAGGGCGGCGTGAAGGGCAAGCCGCTCGCGCTCAAGACCTACGACAACCAGGGAAAGCCGGAGGAGTCCGCCATCGCCGCCACGCGGCTCGTCCTCCAGGACCGCGTCTCGGTGCTGCTCGGCGAGGTCGCCTCCACCCGCTCGCTCGCCATGGCGCCCATCGCCGACGCGAACCACGTCCCGATGATCACGCCGTCGTCCACGAACCCGCGCGTCACCAAGGAGAACGGCCGGGTGCGGCCGTTCGTGTTCCGCGTGTGCTTCATCGACCCGTTCCAGGGGACGGTGATGGCGAAGTTCGCCCGCGACCACCTGAAGATCTCTCGCGTGGCGGTGCTGCGCGACGTGGGCAACGACTACTCCATGGGCCTCGCCGACTACTTCCTGGCGAAGTTCAAGGAGCTCGGCGGCACCGTCGTGGACGACCAGAGCTACAAGGCCGGCGACCAGGACTTCAAGGCGCAGCTCACCACCATCAAGGGCAAGAGCCCCGAGGCCATCTACGTCCCCGGCTACTACACCGACGTGGCGCTCATCGCCCGCCAGGCGCGCGAGCTGGGCATGAAGCAGCCGCTCATGGGCGGCGACGGCTGGGACTCGGCCCGCCTCTACGAGATCGGCGGGAAGGCGCTCGAGGGCTCGTACTTCTCGAACCACTACTCGCCAGAGGATCCCGCGCCGCGCATCCAGGACTTCGTGAAGCGCTACAAGGAGCGCTTCGGCAGCGTGCCCGACTCGCTCGCCGCCCAGGGCTACGACGCGGCCCGCATCGCCGCCGACGCCATGGGCCGTGCGAAGGACCTCTCGGGCGAGGCCATCCGCGACGCGCTCGCCGCGACGCGCGACTACCCCGGCGTCACCGGCGTCATCTCGATCGACGCCGACCACGACGCGGTGAAGCCGGCGGTGGTCCTCGAGATCAAGGGGAGCGCCGGCCACTACGTGGCGACCGTGCAGCCGGACCAGCCGCAGGCCACGAAGTAG
- a CDS encoding response regulator: MAAPTILLVDDNQELLTLLARLVESEGWTPVTVTRGRAAIDRLAPVPPAAAVVDVLLPDMMGYDVAHALRNAKVPFVFMTGVFKGGRAATDASAQHGAAGYFEKPFDARKLMDALRALLPPPSDTPAPMRIPPRAGATPPPVRRAPAVPEPDFDVEVAVENDEPVAAMELTGRVVVTEDGKGPAVLRGEAVKAAPVVPPPRPRAPVPTPRPAATPVPDLSRTEGRLEDNLPHLVTAFHLAQQTGALTLQKGKVKKTLFFDAGRPCFAISNLVTDRFGTFLVRVGKLSSAQLEQVRAEAERSRRRSGEIMVELGLLQETERLYYLAQQVKSIAYSVFAWEEGAYRLHFTDRAAHEAVRIELPPASLISRGVKKLYRPERLFRLLQPEDRLIPSAQPAYGLHEVELDRWEAELLPRVDGTRTLAELVHLAHRPAHAVYAFLYGLVALQILDRA, from the coding sequence ATGGCGGCGCCGACGATCCTGCTCGTGGACGACAACCAGGAGCTGCTCACGCTCCTCGCCCGCCTGGTCGAGTCGGAGGGCTGGACCCCCGTGACGGTGACCCGGGGCCGCGCCGCGATCGACCGGCTGGCGCCGGTGCCGCCCGCCGCCGCGGTCGTGGACGTGCTGCTCCCCGACATGATGGGCTACGACGTCGCCCACGCGCTCCGGAACGCGAAGGTGCCGTTCGTGTTCATGACCGGCGTCTTCAAGGGCGGCCGGGCGGCCACCGACGCGAGCGCGCAGCACGGCGCCGCCGGCTACTTCGAGAAGCCGTTCGACGCCCGCAAGCTCATGGACGCGCTCCGCGCCCTGCTGCCGCCGCCGAGCGACACGCCCGCGCCCATGCGCATCCCGCCGCGCGCCGGCGCGACGCCGCCGCCGGTCCGCCGTGCGCCCGCGGTCCCCGAGCCCGACTTCGACGTGGAGGTGGCGGTCGAGAACGACGAGCCGGTGGCGGCGATGGAGCTGACCGGCCGGGTGGTGGTGACCGAGGACGGCAAGGGCCCGGCGGTGCTGCGCGGCGAGGCGGTCAAGGCCGCGCCGGTGGTGCCGCCGCCGCGGCCGCGCGCGCCGGTCCCCACGCCGCGCCCGGCGGCGACGCCGGTCCCGGACCTCTCGCGCACCGAGGGCCGGCTCGAGGACAACCTCCCGCACCTCGTCACCGCGTTCCACCTGGCCCAGCAGACCGGCGCGCTCACGCTGCAGAAGGGCAAGGTGAAGAAGACGCTCTTCTTCGACGCGGGCCGGCCCTGCTTCGCCATCTCCAACCTGGTCACCGACCGCTTCGGCACGTTCCTGGTGCGGGTGGGCAAGCTCTCGTCCGCGCAGCTCGAGCAGGTGCGCGCCGAGGCCGAGCGCAGCCGCCGGCGCAGCGGCGAGATCATGGTCGAGCTGGGGCTCCTGCAGGAGACCGAGCGGCTCTACTACCTCGCACAGCAGGTGAAGTCGATCGCGTACTCGGTGTTCGCCTGGGAGGAGGGCGCGTACCGGCTGCACTTCACCGACCGCGCGGCGCACGAGGCGGTGCGCATCGAGCTGCCGCCCGCCAGCCTGATCAGCCGCGGCGTGAAGAAGCTGTACCGCCCCGAGCGGCTGTTCCGGCTGCTCCAGCCGGAGGACCGCCTCATCCCCTCCGCGCAGCCCGCGTACGGGCTGCACGAGGTGGAGCTCGACCGCTGGGAGGCCGAGCTGCTGCCCAGGGTGGACGGCACCCGCACGCTCGCCGAGCTGGTGCACCTCGCGCACCGGCCGGCGCACGCGGTGTACGCCTTCCTGTACGGGCTCGTGGCGCTGCAGATCCTCGACCGGGCCTGA
- a CDS encoding alpha/beta hydrolase family protein, producing the protein MHVLDVLFGLTAAGPHFFADGWGDRRLVAKLRPLPLARRAPARIDVSLGPPRGAHGGTLRDGCFRSPESRLPGCARAARIQVLLPAGPLRGVAVHLAASGDQGFAMRLRFAAPLLAQGIGAVVLENAFYGARRPERQARHAVRSVSDLYLMGAATFQEGRALLAWAREALGAPRVGVTGYSMGGQLAAMVGASMPFPVATVPLAPSCSPDSVLLSGVLRDVPDWAALAGRAADREAARRKLCAGLSRFSVCALPPPVAPGAAIVVGTAADGVVPPAEMARIAAHWGCELRWLPAGHVSAVLRHQGAMREAILDAFLRLEAAERELSPAAPGSAGSARRASSRARSRRAGPRGRAPSRLR; encoded by the coding sequence TTGCACGTCCTCGACGTCCTCTTCGGGCTGACCGCCGCCGGGCCGCACTTCTTCGCGGACGGCTGGGGCGATCGGCGCCTGGTCGCGAAGCTCCGCCCGTTGCCCCTCGCCCGGCGGGCCCCGGCGCGCATCGACGTCTCGCTGGGGCCGCCGCGGGGCGCCCACGGCGGCACGCTCCGCGACGGCTGCTTCCGGAGCCCCGAGTCGCGCCTGCCCGGCTGCGCCCGCGCGGCGCGCATCCAGGTGCTGCTGCCGGCCGGCCCGCTGCGCGGCGTGGCGGTGCACCTCGCGGCCTCCGGCGACCAGGGCTTCGCGATGCGGCTCCGCTTCGCCGCGCCGCTCCTCGCGCAGGGGATCGGCGCGGTCGTGCTCGAGAACGCGTTCTACGGCGCGCGCCGCCCGGAGCGCCAGGCGCGCCACGCGGTGCGCTCGGTCTCCGACCTCTACCTGATGGGCGCGGCGACGTTCCAGGAGGGCCGGGCGCTCCTCGCCTGGGCGCGCGAGGCGCTGGGCGCACCGCGGGTGGGCGTCACCGGCTACAGCATGGGCGGGCAGCTCGCCGCCATGGTGGGCGCGTCGATGCCGTTCCCGGTGGCGACCGTGCCGCTCGCGCCCTCGTGCTCGCCGGACTCGGTGCTCCTCTCCGGCGTGCTGCGCGACGTGCCGGACTGGGCGGCGCTGGCCGGCCGCGCGGCGGATCGCGAGGCGGCCCGGCGGAAGCTGTGCGCCGGCCTCTCGCGCTTCTCGGTGTGCGCGCTGCCGCCGCCCGTCGCGCCGGGCGCCGCCATCGTGGTCGGCACCGCCGCGGACGGCGTGGTGCCGCCGGCGGAGATGGCCCGCATCGCCGCGCACTGGGGCTGCGAGCTGCGCTGGCTGCCGGCGGGCCACGTCTCGGCGGTGCTGCGCCACCAGGGCGCGATGCGCGAGGCGATCCTGGACGCGTTCCTGCGCCTGGAGGCGGCGGAGCGCGAGCTCAGCCCGGCCGCGCCGGGAAGCGCCGGTAGCGCCCGGCGTGCCAGCAGTCGAGCCAGGTCGCGGCGGGCCGGACCGAGAGGCCGGGCGCCGTCGCGGTTGCGGTAG
- the nagZ gene encoding beta-N-acetylhexosaminidase, which translates to MPTPTSLDAQVAGLFCVGFDGKTASPEVLELIRRGVHGVVLFARNVESAEQVAALTAELKRAAGRPLLVAVDQEGGRVARLRARHGFTELPPMRAVGEVGDAGLAREVGALLGRELRAVGIDQDYAPVVDVDTNPANPVIGDRSLSRDPETVGRLGAAIALGLQSAGVAACAKHFPGHGDTSQDSHTDLPRLPHALERLRAVELAPFRALARAGVASVMTAHVVFEALDRDRPATLSPAVMRLLREEVGFDGCAISDDLEMQAVAGHFPLEESAPGAVAAGVDALLVCHSPAVQHRAIDLVRAAVETGRIPGDRVAEARGRVGRLLAYAGPPPDPARVRERLRTPEHLALVENVPALEVGRDPTV; encoded by the coding sequence GTGCCCACCCCGACCTCCCTCGACGCCCAGGTCGCCGGCCTGTTCTGCGTCGGCTTCGACGGCAAGACCGCCTCGCCCGAGGTGCTCGAGCTCATCCGCCGCGGCGTCCACGGCGTGGTGCTGTTCGCGCGCAACGTGGAGAGCGCCGAGCAGGTCGCGGCGCTCACCGCCGAGCTGAAGCGCGCCGCAGGGCGGCCGCTGCTCGTGGCGGTGGACCAGGAGGGCGGGCGGGTGGCGCGGCTGCGGGCGCGCCACGGCTTCACCGAGCTGCCGCCCATGCGCGCGGTGGGCGAGGTCGGCGACGCCGGGCTGGCGCGCGAGGTGGGCGCGCTGCTCGGCCGCGAGCTGCGGGCGGTCGGCATCGACCAGGACTACGCGCCGGTGGTGGACGTGGACACCAACCCCGCCAACCCGGTCATCGGCGACCGCAGCCTGTCCCGCGATCCGGAGACGGTCGGCCGCCTCGGCGCCGCCATCGCGCTCGGGCTCCAGTCGGCCGGGGTGGCCGCCTGCGCCAAGCACTTCCCCGGGCACGGCGACACGAGCCAGGACTCGCACACCGACCTGCCCCGCCTCCCGCACGCGCTGGAGCGGCTCCGGGCGGTGGAGCTCGCGCCGTTCCGCGCGCTGGCGCGCGCCGGGGTGGCCTCGGTCATGACCGCCCACGTGGTGTTCGAGGCGCTCGACCGCGATCGCCCGGCCACGCTCTCGCCGGCGGTGATGCGCCTGCTGCGCGAGGAGGTCGGCTTCGACGGCTGCGCCATCTCCGACGACCTGGAGATGCAGGCGGTGGCCGGGCACTTCCCGCTCGAGGAGTCGGCGCCCGGGGCGGTGGCGGCCGGGGTGGACGCGCTGCTCGTCTGCCACTCGCCCGCGGTACAGCACCGGGCCATCGACCTGGTGCGCGCCGCGGTGGAGACGGGTCGCATCCCCGGGGACCGGGTCGCCGAGGCCCGGGGCCGGGTGGGTCGGCTGCTCGCGTACGCGGGTCCGCCGCCGGACCCGGCCCGGGTGCGGGAGCGGCTGCGCACGCCGGAGCACCTGGCGCTGGTCGAGAACGTCCCGGCGCTCGAGGTCGGCCGCGACCCGACCGTCTGA
- a CDS encoding BatA domain-containing protein, which produces MNLGFGNPALIWGLLAAAIPLVVHLFFRRRPRPTPFPAIDFVLRARRETQRRLRLKKVLLFTARTLLLAAIAAAIARPRAEQPGEAAQAVARGPRATAIVLDASGSMRYRLGSHPLFDRARADALGALASLSPEEPATAVVCGAGAPQAEAPSFDRAAVRRVLERAQASAAYSDLSACVGAALRALASAKAQEGLPKRLVVATDLAASAWRLDGPAPAVEGPQGAVRPEVSVLDAARGAGLPNHAVVGLEAEPDPAAGPRGYRVTALLANHAAAPLKDAPLLLTVGTGPAAKTPIRAFTEVPAGGATRKSLLHAFAEGGPAVVQVSLPEDGLPDDDARALTVVVPREVRALVVDGAPSPVKYRDEAYFVESALASPASPVRPTLVDAEAFPRADLSRFDVVFLLNVRTLGGRAAELSRFVEAGGGLFVSLGDQVDPELYGRELGPLLPMPLHVEKTAGARGDPAGALRAARFAEVAWDHPALSIFTGDAREGLLGVRTARYMLAKPGARGAAPQVLMTFEDGAPALVEARRGRGRVLLFTSSADRDWTDWPIRTSFLPAMQRFAGYLAGALEERREPPSVVGARRKLRLGQGEALVALIGPDGRERSRAELEREGLTEEKPGVVELSPAEPGLWQVKIAAGGQQRVEPRLAFAVAFDPRESDTRRLEPSELTAWFGGAAHARVDGDARRAGVRQLPLWSILLALGVAAFFLEGLLLA; this is translated from the coding sequence GTGAACCTCGGCTTCGGGAACCCGGCGCTGATCTGGGGGCTGCTCGCCGCGGCCATCCCGCTCGTCGTGCACCTGTTCTTCCGCCGGCGCCCGCGGCCCACGCCCTTCCCCGCCATCGACTTCGTGCTCCGCGCGCGCCGCGAGACGCAGCGGCGGCTGCGCCTGAAGAAGGTGCTGCTCTTCACCGCGCGCACGCTGCTCCTCGCCGCCATCGCCGCCGCCATCGCGCGCCCGCGGGCCGAGCAGCCCGGCGAGGCCGCCCAGGCGGTGGCCCGGGGCCCGCGCGCCACCGCCATCGTGCTCGACGCCTCCGGGTCGATGCGCTACCGGCTCGGCAGCCACCCGCTGTTCGATCGCGCCCGCGCCGACGCGCTCGGCGCGCTCGCCTCGCTCTCGCCGGAGGAGCCGGCCACCGCGGTGGTGTGCGGGGCCGGCGCCCCGCAGGCGGAGGCGCCCTCGTTCGATCGCGCCGCGGTGCGCCGGGTGCTGGAGCGGGCGCAGGCGAGCGCGGCCTACTCCGACCTCAGCGCCTGCGTGGGCGCGGCGCTCCGCGCGCTCGCCTCGGCGAAGGCGCAGGAGGGGCTGCCGAAGCGCCTGGTGGTCGCGACCGACCTCGCCGCCTCGGCCTGGCGCCTCGACGGGCCCGCGCCCGCGGTGGAGGGGCCGCAGGGCGCGGTGCGCCCGGAGGTGAGCGTGCTCGACGCCGCGCGCGGCGCCGGGCTCCCCAACCACGCGGTGGTGGGGCTCGAGGCCGAGCCGGATCCCGCCGCCGGCCCGCGCGGCTACCGGGTGACCGCGCTGCTCGCGAACCACGCCGCCGCGCCGCTGAAGGACGCGCCGCTCCTGCTCACCGTCGGCACCGGGCCCGCCGCGAAGACGCCCATCCGCGCCTTCACCGAGGTGCCGGCGGGCGGCGCCACCCGCAAGTCGCTCCTGCACGCGTTCGCCGAGGGCGGGCCGGCGGTGGTGCAGGTGAGCCTGCCCGAGGACGGGCTGCCCGACGACGACGCCCGCGCGCTCACGGTGGTGGTGCCGCGCGAGGTGCGGGCGCTGGTGGTGGACGGCGCGCCCTCGCCGGTGAAGTACCGCGACGAGGCGTACTTCGTGGAGTCGGCGCTCGCCTCGCCCGCCTCGCCGGTGCGGCCGACGCTGGTGGACGCGGAGGCGTTCCCGCGCGCCGACCTGTCGAGGTTCGACGTGGTGTTCCTGCTCAACGTCCGGACGCTCGGGGGCAGGGCCGCGGAGCTCTCGCGCTTCGTCGAGGCGGGCGGCGGGCTGTTCGTGTCGCTCGGCGACCAGGTGGATCCGGAGCTGTACGGCCGCGAGCTGGGGCCGCTGCTCCCCATGCCGCTCCACGTGGAGAAGACCGCCGGCGCGCGCGGCGATCCGGCGGGCGCGCTGCGCGCGGCCCGCTTCGCCGAGGTGGCCTGGGATCACCCGGCGCTCTCGATCTTCACCGGCGACGCGCGCGAGGGGCTGCTCGGGGTGCGGACCGCCCGCTACATGCTGGCGAAGCCGGGGGCCCGCGGCGCCGCCCCGCAGGTGCTCATGACGTTCGAAGACGGCGCGCCGGCGCTGGTCGAGGCCCGGCGCGGCCGCGGGCGCGTCCTGCTCTTCACCTCCAGCGCCGACCGCGACTGGACCGACTGGCCCATCCGCACCAGCTTCCTGCCCGCCATGCAGCGCTTCGCCGGCTACCTCGCCGGCGCGCTGGAGGAGCGGCGCGAGCCGCCCAGCGTGGTGGGCGCGCGGCGGAAGCTCCGGCTCGGCCAGGGCGAGGCGCTCGTGGCGCTCATCGGGCCGGACGGCCGCGAGCGGTCCCGCGCCGAGCTGGAGCGCGAGGGGCTCACCGAGGAGAAGCCGGGCGTGGTGGAGCTGTCGCCGGCCGAGCCCGGGCTGTGGCAGGTGAAGATCGCGGCGGGCGGGCAGCAGCGGGTCGAGCCGCGGCTCGCCTTCGCGGTGGCGTTCGATCCGCGCGAGTCGGACACCCGCCGCCTCGAGCCCTCCGAGCTGACCGCCTGGTTCGGCGGCGCGGCGCACGCCCGGGTGGACGGCGACGCGCGCCGCGCGGGCGTGCGGCAGCTCCCGCTCTGGTCCATCCTCCTCGCCCTGGGGGTGGCGGCGTTCTTCCTGGAGGGGCTGTTGCTGGCGTGA
- a CDS encoding DUF58 domain-containing protein, producing the protein MADPRRPPLLDPAVLARLGTLKLRVRAITEGVLTGLHKSPHHGQSVEFAEHKEYAPGDEIRHIDWKAYGKFDKYYVKRFEQETNLRAYLVVDASGSMGYRSDPAGMTKLEYASALAASLAYLLVRQQDAAGLVLVQGQVAGAIPPRASAGHLVPVLDALEAAKAEGTTRLGAAVAWIIEHAPRRSSVLVFSDLFDPDAQVLRQLAQLGRRKHEVTLFHVLDRAELEFPFDDPTLFLSMEDARQVEAHGRDVRKGYLDVLGRWLEEVKRTAAEADVDYALCRTDRPLEEVLLPFLARRERSAA; encoded by the coding sequence GTGGCGGATCCGCGCCGGCCCCCGCTCCTCGACCCCGCCGTCCTCGCCCGGCTCGGGACGCTGAAGCTGCGGGTGCGCGCCATCACGGAGGGCGTGCTCACCGGGCTCCACAAGTCGCCGCACCACGGGCAGTCGGTCGAGTTCGCCGAGCACAAGGAGTACGCGCCGGGCGACGAGATCCGGCACATCGACTGGAAGGCGTACGGGAAGTTCGACAAGTACTACGTGAAGCGCTTCGAGCAGGAGACGAACCTCCGCGCCTACCTGGTGGTGGACGCCTCCGGCTCGATGGGCTACCGCTCCGACCCCGCCGGCATGACCAAGCTCGAGTACGCGAGCGCGCTGGCGGCGTCGCTCGCGTACCTGCTCGTGCGCCAGCAGGACGCGGCCGGCCTGGTGCTGGTGCAGGGGCAGGTGGCCGGCGCGATCCCGCCGCGCGCGTCGGCCGGGCACCTCGTGCCGGTGCTGGACGCGCTCGAGGCGGCGAAGGCAGAGGGCACGACGCGCCTGGGCGCGGCGGTGGCCTGGATCATCGAGCACGCGCCGCGCCGCTCGTCGGTGCTGGTGTTCTCCGACCTGTTCGACCCCGACGCGCAGGTGCTCCGCCAGCTCGCCCAGCTCGGGCGCCGCAAGCACGAGGTGACGCTGTTCCACGTGCTCGACCGCGCCGAGCTGGAGTTCCCGTTCGACGACCCGACGCTGTTCCTCTCCATGGAGGACGCGCGGCAGGTGGAGGCGCACGGGCGCGACGTGCGGAAGGGCTACCTCGACGTGCTGGGGCGCTGGCTCGAGGAGGTGAAGCGCACCGCCGCCGAGGCCGACGTGGACTACGCTCTCTGCCGCACCGACCGGCCGCTCGAGGAGGTGCTGCTGCCGTTCCTGGCGCGGCGCGAGAGGTCGGCGGCGTGA
- a CDS encoding AAA family ATPase, with product MTDVPNAPPPLPGQPESDLRAVQELHEARRMLLGEIEKRIVGQREVVDALLVALFARGHCLFVGVPGLAKTLLISTVAEVLDLSFNRIQFTPDLMPSDITGTDVLEEDHTTGRRAFRFVQGPIFANLLLADEINRTPPKTQAALLQAMQEYRVTAGGETYPLDLPFLVFATQNPIEQEGTYPLPEAQLDRFMFYVPVGYPSATEELDIVRSTTVAKRPALRRILSPSKIRELQDLVLRVPAADHVIQYAVELVRRTRPNEPGAPAFVKENVSWGAGPRASQYLILGAKSRAILDGRMAASEEDVRALAKYVLVHRVITNFRAESEGVTSEKIVERLLEGKA from the coding sequence ATGACCGACGTCCCCAACGCCCCGCCGCCCCTCCCCGGCCAACCCGAGTCCGACCTGCGCGCCGTGCAGGAGCTGCACGAGGCGCGGCGCATGCTGCTCGGCGAGATCGAGAAGCGCATCGTGGGGCAGCGCGAGGTGGTGGACGCGCTGCTGGTGGCGCTGTTCGCGCGCGGGCACTGCCTGTTCGTGGGGGTGCCCGGCCTCGCGAAGACGCTGCTCATCTCCACCGTGGCCGAGGTGCTCGACCTCTCCTTCAACCGCATCCAGTTCACGCCCGACCTGATGCCCTCCGACATCACCGGCACCGACGTGCTGGAGGAGGACCACACCACCGGGCGCCGCGCGTTCCGCTTCGTGCAGGGGCCGATCTTCGCGAACCTGCTGCTCGCCGACGAGATCAACCGCACGCCGCCGAAGACGCAGGCGGCGCTGCTCCAGGCGATGCAGGAGTACCGGGTCACCGCCGGCGGCGAGACCTACCCGCTCGATCTCCCGTTCCTGGTGTTCGCGACCCAGAACCCGATCGAGCAGGAGGGGACGTACCCGCTGCCCGAGGCGCAGCTCGACCGCTTCATGTTCTACGTGCCGGTGGGCTACCCGAGCGCGACCGAGGAGCTGGACATCGTCCGCTCCACCACCGTCGCGAAGCGCCCGGCGCTCCGCCGGATCCTCTCGCCCTCGAAGATCCGCGAGCTCCAGGACCTCGTGCTCCGCGTCCCCGCCGCCGACCACGTCATCCAGTACGCGGTGGAGCTGGTGCGCCGCACCCGGCCGAACGAGCCGGGCGCCCCGGCGTTCGTGAAGGAGAACGTCTCCTGGGGCGCCGGCCCGCGCGCCAGCCAGTACCTCATCCTCGGCGCGAAGAGCCGCGCCATCCTCGACGGCCGCATGGCCGCGAGCGAGGAGGACGTGAGGGCGCTCGCGAAGTACGTGCTCGTGCACCGCGTGATCACGAACTTCCGCGCCGAGTCCGAGGGCGTCACCAGCGAGAAGATCGTCGAGCGGCTGCTGGAGGGGAAGGCGTAG
- a CDS encoding peptidase MA family metallohydrolase has protein sequence MRALVLSIALAAVPAFAHAAPSTPARPDRRAAAPGERKGEGDAERTAFKALKLLAQEDLPAARALLEPLEPFDDAPDAVKLSGGVLRFFDQRYDDAIALITASGAGKAGGYLELARAAREVTKDHARSESEHFVVSYPKGKDEVLVPYLVDALERQRAALAKALGEPPARRLTVEIVSDVKGLAKLSTLTEAEIRTSGTVAVAKFGKLMLLSPKALLKGYDWLDTAAHEYTHDVVTARTGNRAPIWLQEGLAKWFESAWRGRVDPLSPISAALVKDALARNTLVTFQEMHPSLAKLPSQERAALAYAQVVLAVEYLVKRSGPEVLARVTGLVGEGVEADDAVARATGMPFERFLGEWRRYMAARPLPRGGEHELKRLRFKDDPKHGGAWAEWAEIPDAEARGFARLGEIYRARGRWAAARIEYGKAHARVGARFPILSGQLALAATMSGEGEEAEQVLRGALDWNPDYPALNVQLARLLFERKDFAAARDRLLVANRQDPFDPEIHGGLARVLTALGDPGGASREARFERILGGRDAQGARPEDHP, from the coding sequence GTGAGGGCGCTCGTCCTCTCCATCGCGCTCGCGGCCGTCCCGGCGTTCGCCCACGCGGCGCCTTCGACGCCGGCGCGGCCCGATCGCCGCGCCGCCGCTCCGGGCGAGCGGAAGGGCGAGGGCGACGCGGAGCGCACCGCGTTCAAGGCCCTGAAGCTCCTCGCCCAGGAGGACCTGCCGGCGGCCCGCGCGCTGCTCGAGCCGCTCGAGCCGTTCGACGACGCGCCCGACGCGGTGAAGCTCTCCGGCGGCGTGCTGCGCTTCTTCGACCAGCGCTACGACGACGCCATCGCGCTCATCACCGCCTCCGGCGCCGGCAAGGCGGGCGGGTATCTGGAGCTGGCGCGGGCGGCGCGCGAGGTCACGAAGGACCACGCCCGCTCCGAGAGCGAGCACTTCGTCGTGTCCTACCCGAAGGGCAAGGACGAGGTGCTGGTGCCGTACCTGGTGGACGCGCTGGAGCGGCAGCGCGCCGCGCTCGCGAAGGCGCTCGGCGAGCCGCCGGCGCGCCGGCTCACGGTCGAGATCGTGAGCGACGTGAAGGGGCTCGCGAAGCTCTCGACGCTCACCGAGGCGGAGATCCGCACCAGCGGCACCGTGGCGGTGGCGAAGTTCGGCAAGCTCATGCTGCTGTCGCCGAAGGCGCTGCTCAAGGGCTACGACTGGCTCGACACCGCCGCGCACGAGTACACGCACGACGTCGTCACCGCGCGCACCGGCAACCGCGCGCCCATCTGGCTGCAGGAGGGGCTCGCGAAGTGGTTCGAGTCCGCCTGGCGCGGGCGGGTCGATCCGCTGAGCCCGATCTCGGCGGCCCTGGTGAAGGACGCGCTCGCGCGGAACACGCTCGTCACGTTCCAGGAGATGCACCCCTCGCTCGCGAAGCTGCCGTCGCAGGAGCGGGCCGCGCTCGCGTACGCGCAGGTGGTGCTGGCGGTGGAGTACCTGGTGAAGCGCTCCGGGCCGGAGGTGCTCGCGCGCGTCACCGGCCTGGTGGGCGAGGGCGTCGAGGCCGACGACGCGGTGGCGCGGGCCACCGGGATGCCGTTCGAGCGGTTCCTGGGGGAGTGGCGGAGGTACATGGCCGCGCGCCCGTTACCGCGCGGCGGCGAGCACGAGCTGAAGCGCCTCCGCTTCAAGGACGACCCGAAGCACGGCGGCGCCTGGGCCGAGTGGGCCGAGATCCCCGACGCGGAGGCGCGCGGCTTCGCGCGGCTGGGCGAGATCTACCGCGCGCGCGGGCGCTGGGCGGCGGCGCGCATCGAGTACGGGAAGGCGCATGCGCGCGTGGGCGCACGCTTCCCCATCCTCTCGGGGCAGCTCGCGCTCGCCGCCACCATGTCCGGCGAGGGCGAGGAGGCGGAGCAGGTGCTCCGCGGCGCGCTCGACTGGAACCCCGACTACCCGGCGCTGAACGTGCAGCTCGCGCGCCTGCTGTTCGAGCGGAAGGACTTCGCGGCGGCGCGCGACCGCCTGCTCGTCGCGAACCGTCAGGATCCCTTCGACCCCGAGATCCACGGCGGCCTGGCCCGCGTGCTGACCGCGCTCGGCGACCCCGGCGGCGCGTCGCGCGAGGCGCGGTTCGAGCGGATACTGGGCGGCCGAGACGCACAGGGCGCACGCCCGGAGGATCACCCATGA